The following proteins are co-located in the Sphingomonas panacis genome:
- the dnaJ gene encoding molecular chaperone DnaJ produces the protein MTTEVDFYELLECERTADDATIKASYRKLAMKYHPDRNAGCKDSEGRFKAISEAYDCLKDPQKRAAYDRFGHAAFRNGGPGGGHGGAQDFGGFSDIFENIFGEFMGGERGGGGRSGPRRGADLRYDMEISLEDAFNGRSTEVTVDVSAVCETCEGSGAKRGTSAKACTTCAGHGKVRAQQGFFVVERTCPSCHGAGRVIADPCGTCHGEGRVERTKTLTVNVPPGVDEGTRIRLTGEGEAGLRGAPAGDLYIFLHVARHPLFEREGTTLLARAPISFTTAALGGEITIPGPDGEQHHIKIPAGTQHGRELRQRGAGMPVLQGRGRGDLVVRIEVETPTKLSARQRELLEELRATETGAETPQSAGFFQKMKGAWG, from the coding sequence ATGACCACCGAAGTCGATTTCTACGAACTGCTCGAATGCGAGCGCACCGCTGACGATGCCACCATCAAGGCGTCGTATCGCAAGCTCGCGATGAAATATCACCCGGATCGGAACGCCGGGTGCAAGGATTCCGAGGGCCGCTTCAAGGCGATCAGCGAGGCCTATGATTGCCTCAAAGATCCGCAGAAGCGCGCGGCTTATGATCGCTTTGGTCATGCCGCGTTCCGCAACGGCGGTCCGGGCGGCGGGCACGGCGGCGCGCAGGACTTTGGCGGCTTCAGCGACATTTTCGAGAACATCTTCGGCGAATTCATGGGCGGCGAGCGCGGCGGCGGTGGCCGCAGCGGGCCGCGACGCGGCGCGGACTTGCGCTACGACATGGAAATCAGCCTCGAGGATGCGTTCAACGGCCGCTCGACCGAGGTCACGGTCGATGTGTCGGCGGTGTGCGAGACCTGCGAAGGCAGCGGCGCCAAGCGCGGCACCAGCGCCAAGGCCTGCACCACCTGCGCCGGCCACGGCAAGGTGCGCGCGCAACAGGGCTTCTTCGTGGTCGAGCGGACCTGTCCGTCGTGCCACGGCGCTGGCCGCGTGATCGCCGATCCGTGCGGCACCTGCCACGGCGAGGGCCGGGTCGAGCGCACCAAGACGCTCACCGTCAACGTGCCCCCTGGCGTCGACGAGGGCACGCGCATCCGCCTGACCGGCGAAGGCGAGGCGGGGCTACGCGGCGCGCCGGCTGGCGATCTCTACATTTTCTTGCACGTTGCCCGGCATCCGCTGTTCGAGCGGGAGGGCACGACCTTGCTCGCGCGCGCGCCGATCAGCTTCACCACCGCGGCGCTCGGTGGAGAGATCACGATTCCGGGGCCGGATGGCGAGCAGCACCATATCAAGATCCCGGCCGGCACGCAGCATGGCCGCGAACTGCGCCAGCGCGGCGCGGGCATGCCCGTGCTGCAAGGGCGCGGGCGCGGCGATCTGGTGGTGCGGATCGAGGTCGAGACGCCGACCAAGCTCAGCGCACGCCAGCGCGAACTGCTCGAGGAATTGCGCGCCACCGAGACGGGCGCAGAAACTCCGCAGAGCGCCGGCTTCTTTCAGAAGATGAAGGGTGCCTGGGGATGA
- the dld gene encoding D-lactate dehydrogenase — translation MAQMKDHDVHDPARPPTALLGALRHAVGGGHVLTGDAETHRFRTGYRFGTGPALAVVRPGSLIELWRVAQAVVEAGAILIPQASNTGLTGGSTPDGDGYDRPVVIVSMRRIAGVHLVRGGAQVVCLPGATLDVLEKTLAPLGREPHSVIGSSCIGASVLGGVCNTSGGALVRRGPAFTELALYARVDADGRLELVNHLGVELGDTPEEILMRLERGDFAEVQEGGRASDHDYARHVRAIDADTPARFNADPGRLFEASGSAGHVVVFAVRLDTFPKEAGTEVFYIGSNDPADLTRLRREMLAGDLPLPIAGEYLHRDAFVLTERYGRDTFLAIRYLGTARLPALFRWKDRVDGWFRRLGLRDVADKALQAATRLGPSHLPKRLTDYRDRFEHHLMLRVASADTTATEALLAHVLGEGRGAFFRCDKAEGDAAFMHRFAAAGAAVRYRAVHAREVADIVALDIALRRNDTDWFETLPPELDAAIAHTFYYGHFFCHVFHQDYVIRKGHDPLAIEHRMWALLDARGAEYPAEHNVGHLYPAKPALAAHYRALDPTNSFNPGIGQTSKRAHWG, via the coding sequence ATGGCGCAGATGAAAGACCATGACGTTCACGATCCGGCACGGCCGCCGACCGCTCTGCTCGGCGCTTTGCGTCACGCGGTCGGAGGTGGCCATGTGCTGACCGGCGACGCCGAGACGCACCGTTTCCGCACCGGCTATCGCTTCGGCACCGGGCCGGCGCTCGCGGTGGTGCGGCCGGGGTCGCTGATCGAGCTGTGGCGGGTCGCGCAGGCGGTGGTCGAGGCGGGCGCGATCCTGATCCCGCAGGCGAGCAACACCGGCCTCACCGGCGGATCGACGCCCGATGGCGACGGGTACGACCGCCCGGTCGTGATCGTCTCGATGCGGCGGATCGCCGGGGTGCATCTGGTGCGCGGGGGCGCGCAGGTGGTGTGCCTGCCGGGTGCGACGCTAGACGTGCTGGAGAAGACGCTCGCCCCGCTCGGACGCGAGCCCCATTCGGTGATCGGATCGTCGTGCATCGGTGCCTCGGTGCTCGGCGGGGTGTGCAACACCTCGGGCGGCGCGCTGGTGCGCCGCGGACCGGCGTTTACCGAACTGGCGCTGTATGCGCGTGTCGATGCGGACGGGCGGCTGGAACTGGTCAACCATCTCGGCGTGGAACTCGGCGACACACCCGAGGAGATCCTGATGCGCCTGGAAAGAGGCGATTTCGCCGAGGTACAGGAGGGCGGCCGGGCCTCCGATCACGATTACGCGCGACATGTCCGCGCGATCGATGCCGATACGCCGGCGCGCTTCAACGCCGATCCGGGGCGGCTGTTCGAGGCGTCGGGTTCGGCGGGGCATGTCGTGGTGTTCGCGGTGCGGCTCGATACATTTCCCAAGGAAGCGGGCACCGAGGTGTTCTACATCGGCTCGAACGACCCCGCCGATCTGACGCGACTCCGGCGCGAGATGTTGGCGGGCGATCTGCCGCTGCCGATCGCGGGCGAGTATCTCCACCGCGACGCGTTCGTGCTGACCGAGCGCTATGGCCGCGACACCTTTCTCGCCATCCGCTATCTCGGCACAGCGCGGTTGCCGGCGTTGTTTCGCTGGAAGGACCGCGTCGACGGCTGGTTCCGCCGGCTGGGCTTGCGCGATGTGGCGGACAAGGCGCTACAGGCCGCGACCCGCCTCGGCCCGAGCCATTTGCCAAAGCGGCTGACCGACTATCGCGACCGGTTCGAGCATCATCTGATGCTGCGTGTCGCGAGCGCCGATACGACAGCGACCGAGGCGCTGCTTGCGCACGTGCTGGGGGAAGGGCGGGGCGCGTTCTTCCGGTGCGACAAGGCCGAGGGCGATGCGGCGTTCATGCACCGTTTCGCCGCGGCGGGGGCGGCGGTGCGCTATCGCGCGGTGCATGCGCGCGAAGTCGCCGATATCGTCGCGCTCGACATTGCGCTGCGCCGTAACGACACCGACTGGTTCGAGACGCTGCCGCCCGAGCTGGACGCGGCGATCGCGCACACATTCTATTACGGCCACTTCTTCTGCCACGTCTTCCATCAGGATTACGTGATCCGCAAAGGCCATGATCCGCTCGCGATCGAGCATCGCATGTGGGCGTTGCTCGATGCGCGCGGCGCGGAATATCCGGCCGAGCACAATGTCGGCCACCTCTATCCCGCCAAGCCGGCGCTCGCCGCGCACTACCGCGCGCTCGACCCGACCAACAGCTTCAACCCCGGTATCGGTCAGACCTCGAAGCGGGCACACTGGGGGTAG
- a CDS encoding MBL fold metallo-hydrolase — translation MPKRNPYHTGPASDHFDGLRFRNVAGEPETDRSLGDVLRWRRAAPKTIWPDMLPVTPIVPEPRVAGLSVTMVGHATVLIQIAGLNILTDPVWSPRASPLAFAGPKRITAPGVTLDALPPIDAILLSHNHYDHLDIATLRTLHARHDPLIVTPLGNDTIVHRRIPAARTIALDWGEHTEIAPGAEAHVVPALHWSSRGASDRRMALWGGFMLRVAGRQVYFAGDTGYGTGAIFRAIRARFGAPDLALLPIGAYDPRWFMAAQHTDPEEAIQIMADLDARAAVGIHWGTFKLTDEPRDDPALRLAAGLAARGIAPRRFVALQPAETFTPD, via the coding sequence ATGCCCAAGCGCAACCCCTATCATACCGGCCCGGCCAGCGATCATTTCGATGGCCTGCGCTTCCGCAACGTCGCGGGCGAGCCGGAGACCGACCGCTCGCTCGGCGACGTGCTGCGCTGGCGGCGCGCGGCGCCAAAGACGATCTGGCCAGACATGCTGCCGGTAACGCCGATCGTCCCCGAGCCCCGCGTAGCGGGACTGAGCGTGACGATGGTCGGCCATGCCACAGTGCTGATCCAGATCGCCGGACTCAACATCCTCACCGATCCAGTCTGGTCGCCACGCGCCAGCCCGCTCGCCTTTGCTGGGCCGAAGCGGATCACCGCGCCGGGCGTGACGCTCGATGCGCTGCCGCCGATCGATGCGATCCTGCTGTCGCACAACCATTACGACCATCTCGACATCGCCACGCTGCGCACGCTCCACGCCCGCCACGATCCGCTGATCGTCACCCCGCTCGGCAACGATACGATCGTGCATCGCCGCATCCCGGCCGCGCGAACGATCGCACTCGACTGGGGTGAACACACCGAGATCGCCCCCGGCGCGGAGGCGCATGTCGTGCCCGCGCTGCACTGGTCGTCGCGCGGCGCGAGCGATCGGCGGATGGCGTTGTGGGGCGGCTTCATGCTGCGCGTCGCGGGCCGCCAGGTCTATTTCGCGGGCGACACCGGCTATGGCACTGGCGCGATCTTCCGCGCGATCCGCGCGCGTTTCGGCGCGCCCGATCTCGCGCTGCTGCCGATCGGCGCCTATGATCCGCGCTGGTTCATGGCCGCGCAGCACACCGACCCGGAGGAGGCGATCCAGATCATGGCCGATCTCGACGCGCGCGCCGCGGTCGGCATCCATTGGGGCACCTTCAAGCTGACCGACGAACCGCGCGACGATCCCGCGTTGCGGCTGGCCGCCGGGCTGGCGGCGCGGGGCATCGCCCCGCGCCGCTTCGTCGCGCTGCAACCGGCGGAGACCTTCACGCCGGACTGA
- a CDS encoding LamG domain-containing protein, translated as MRRRDLLCGALPLATLAMPRLAWAKPAGELWQFDSLRSVGGHVVETVGAPTLIDSPWGRATAFDGIDDALLIGRHPLAGAKTFTFEALFRPDGGAFEQRWFHLEADDGSGAPPGTGTTRMLFEIRVVEQSWYLDAFVTGAGYKQTLIDPARRFPVGRWYHVAQSYDGHTYRAFVDGKLQAEAPIAFTPQQSPGGPGRAAIGMRMNRVNYFHGAVRAAFFARRAIDPRDFRLAPRD; from the coding sequence ATGCGCAGGCGAGATCTTTTATGCGGCGCGCTGCCGCTGGCGACGCTCGCGATGCCGCGCCTCGCCTGGGCGAAGCCGGCTGGCGAGCTGTGGCAGTTCGATTCGCTGCGCTCGGTCGGCGGGCACGTGGTCGAAACCGTCGGCGCGCCCACCCTCATCGACAGCCCGTGGGGACGGGCGACCGCGTTCGACGGCATAGACGATGCGCTGCTGATCGGCCGTCATCCGCTGGCGGGGGCGAAGACCTTCACCTTCGAAGCACTGTTCCGCCCCGACGGCGGCGCGTTCGAACAGCGCTGGTTTCACTTGGAGGCCGATGACGGCTCGGGCGCGCCGCCGGGCACCGGCACGACACGGATGCTGTTCGAGATCCGTGTCGTCGAGCAGAGCTGGTATCTCGACGCTTTCGTCACCGGCGCCGGCTACAAGCAGACGCTGATCGATCCGGCGCGCCGCTTCCCCGTCGGGCGTTGGTATCACGTCGCCCAAAGCTACGACGGCCACACCTATCGCGCGTTCGTCGACGGCAAGCTCCAGGCCGAAGCCCCGATCGCCTTCACGCCGCAGCAATCGCCGGGCGGGCCGGGGCGCGCCGCGATCGGCATGCGGATGAACCGCGTCAACTATTTCCACGGCGCGGTGCGCGCGGCGTTCTTCGCCAGGCGCGCGATCGATCCGAGAGACTTCCGGCTGGCGCCCCGAGACTGA
- a CDS encoding HPP family protein codes for MIDQEPSNMPSFWGAFVPPPPPTGWRERVRGALGAALGIVLIGFASAWWMGAASSGLPFLIAPLGASAVLLFAVPASPLAQPWPIVGGNVIAALIGVTAARWVSDPVVASALALGVSIAAMAALRCVHPPSGAVALTAVLGGSHITAAGYGFALEPVLLNSMLLMIVAIVFNTATGHSYPHRAHATAQPAPDALTPADFDAVLADYGETLDIDAADLRALYEDLRRRA; via the coding sequence ATGATCGACCAGGAACCCTCCAACATGCCAAGCTTCTGGGGTGCCTTCGTGCCGCCGCCACCCCCGACCGGCTGGCGCGAGCGGGTGCGTGGCGCGCTTGGCGCGGCGCTGGGCATCGTGCTGATCGGGTTCGCATCGGCGTGGTGGATGGGCGCGGCTTCGTCGGGCTTGCCGTTCCTGATCGCGCCGCTCGGCGCATCGGCGGTGTTGCTGTTCGCGGTGCCCGCCAGCCCGCTCGCGCAGCCATGGCCGATCGTCGGCGGCAATGTGATCGCCGCGCTGATCGGTGTGACGGCGGCGCGCTGGGTCTCCGATCCGGTAGTGGCGTCGGCGCTGGCGCTGGGGGTCAGCATCGCGGCGATGGCGGCGTTGCGCTGCGTCCATCCGCCGAGCGGCGCGGTCGCGCTGACGGCGGTGCTCGGCGGCAGCCACATCACGGCGGCTGGCTATGGCTTCGCGCTGGAGCCGGTGTTGCTCAACTCGATGTTGCTGATGATCGTCGCGATCGTCTTCAACACCGCGACCGGCCATTCCTACCCGCACCGCGCGCACGCCACCGCGCAGCCCGCGCCCGACGCGCTCACCCCCGCCGATTTCGACGCGGTGCTCGCCGATTATGGCGAGACGCTCGACATCGACGCGGCGGACCTGAGGGCCTTGTACGAAGATCT